TTGGACTTTTTAGGAACCTATACAAACGCACTTACATACTCGGTTCATCCCTTAACAGAAAATCTCAAGACTACAGATGTGCATTATAACAATAGTCAAGTAAAATACAATGCAAATTCAGTTTTAGCTAGTCACACAGGAACGCTTGAAATTTTTGAAGGAAAATTGGTAGCAAGGATTCCGATTGATTTCAATTATGCCAACTCCATTTTATTAAACCCACAGTTTTTGACCAATAACGCTACTTTTCAGTCGTACTATAAAGGATTTTATATTACCACTTCAGGAAGTAATTTAAATCCGGTAAATCAACAGGGTTTTATTGCCAAATTTGATTTAGAAGATGCTTTAAGTGGATTTTATTTACATTATCAAAACGGAACTCCTTCGGCGGTTAAGAAAAACAACAGTTATCGATTTGTGTTTTCGGGAATTGATGCTGTGCGATATAATATTTCAAAATATGATAAGGGCAGCATTGCTTCAAATATCTTATACGATCAATTGGTAAGTAAAGATACATTAAAGGGATCACAAGGACTTTTTTTGAAAGGCATGGGAGGAACTCGATTGAAAGTGTACATTCCGGCACTACAAAATTACGCGAAAGAAAGTTCTATTTCAGTGAATAGAGCTGAGCTTGTGTTTCATTTGGATCCTTCATTCCAATCTTCCGGAGGCAGTTATTTTTATCCGCCAAAATTTTCATTATTACCTATTGATGAAAACAATTATGAACTGTTTGCCTTAGATCAGGCGTCGGAAACGGATTTAGCCCGGTACAACGGAAATTATGATTTTACTAGTAATAAAATCGTGTTTAATTTATCCAAACAATTTCAGGCTATCATGCGTGGCACAAAAAAGAATTACGGTTTTTATTTGGTTATTGCCGATCCAAGTCCGATTTATACGGCAAGAAGAGACAATTACATTGAAAGAATTATTTTGGCAGGTACCGGTCATGCCACGCTAGGCCCTAAACTGAATTTGAGTTATGTGAAGTTGTCACAAGGCAATTAGCAAATTCTTTTCACTTATTTAAATGGTGAATACAAATTTTAAACCAATAGAACAATTCTATCATAGGGTTAATGCGGAAAAATCCGGCAAACAAAAGATTTTTATAATTACCAATAAAAAAACTAATCGCCTGGTTTATGTTTGTGATTTTATTTTTAGCCAAACACTAAAGTGTGCCTATCAAATTGAAAAATCTTTACCCGCATCCATTGATATAAATTCACCCGTTATCCAGTATAAAAACGAAACAGATGAAAATGGAATTTCTATTTTTCCGGATGGATTGTTAGAGGAAAACTCAGTAAGGTCCGATAAACCCCAGGCTCAGTTCAAAGCTGATAATTTTTATTTATTTACAAATAATTCAGAAATTGGATTTGATATTTTTTCGGCTGTTTTTTATATGATTTCCCGTTATGAAGAGTGGCAAAAATTTACACCGGATAAACACGGACGTTTTGAAATAAATGAAAGTATTTTATTTCAATATAAATTTCATCACAAACCCGTGGTGGATATATGGATGCAAATACTGAGAGATGAAATTGAAAAAAAATATCCCGCATTCGTTTTTCCGCAACGAAAATTTCAGACCATCGCTACTATTGATGTGGATAATTTATATGCTTATAAACACAAAGGTTTTTTAAGAACAATCGGAGCCGGAGTTAAAGACATGTTGAAATTAAATTTTGTAAATATCATGAGGAGAAATGCGGTAATTAACGATATTGATCCGGATCCATTTGATATTTACGATAGCTTTTCTTCCTTCTGTAAAAGCAATAATATCCCCTTAATTTATTTCTTTCTGTTTAGTAACAATGGCAAGTATGACAGAACCGTAAATCCCAAATCTAAAATTTTTGATACGGTGTTTAAACGTGTTTTAGCTCACGGTGCAAATATTGGTTTGCATCCGGGATATTATAGTAAAGATTCTGAAGAAGTATTTTCTGCAGAGAAAAAATCATTTGATCATCGATTAGGAAATAGTGTGGAATTCACAAGGCAACATTATTTAAAATTTGACATTAGAGAAACTCCTAAATTATTATTGGAAAATGGAATTAAAATTGATTTTTCAATGGGATTTGCCAGCGCTTCAGGCTTTAGAGCAGGTTGCACTCAACCTTTTTATTATTATGATTTTGATAAAGAATGTCAAACCGAATTAATTTTATTTCCATTTTGCGCAATGGATGGAGTTTATTTTGTTTATGGAAAAAAGAGTGCCAATCAGGCAAAAGAAGAATTATTGAAATTAAAAGACGAAGTGAAAAAAGTTTCAGGCTATTTTACTACTGTTTTTCATGAAAGAACTTTTGCTAATCATTTATATCCGGGTTATGGCGAAATGTATAAACAGGTATTGATTGGTTAAGGTCGGTACTCTAATTTGTACTCTTGTAGTTCAGTTTGTTTTTTCCCGATTTTAAAATTTTCAAGCTTTTCAAGAATTTTTTCTATTTTATTTTTTTCGGATTTCGATAAATCATACTTGTTGTAAATTTCAGCCTTTTCCACTTTCCCTTTTTTATTAATTAATAAAACTGCATCAAAT
This window of the Sphingobacteriaceae bacterium genome carries:
- a CDS encoding DUF4270 family protein yields the protein MKNLQYIFYFVFFTFLFTACKKDHSILGVEVQPSQDALNVVFSDTSKLFCHTVGYDSIISFNDRYKYLGSNQDPHFGRTDVSLILNANILNNQNNISFGIDPQLVSAEIILAVASLDFLGTYTNALTYSVHPLTENLKTTDVHYNNSQVKYNANSVLASHTGTLEIFEGKLVARIPIDFNYANSILLNPQFLTNNATFQSYYKGFYITTSGSNLNPVNQQGFIAKFDLEDALSGFYLHYQNGTPSAVKKNNSYRFVFSGIDAVRYNISKYDKGSIASNILYDQLVSKDTLKGSQGLFLKGMGGTRLKVYIPALQNYAKESSISVNRAELVFHLDPSFQSSGGSYFYPPKFSLLPIDENNYELFALDQASETDLARYNGNYDFTSNKIVFNLSKQFQAIMRGTKKNYGFYLVIADPSPIYTARRDNYIERIILAGTGHATLGPKLNLSYVKLSQGN
- a CDS encoding polysaccharide deacetylase family protein, encoding MVNTNFKPIEQFYHRVNAEKSGKQKIFIITNKKTNRLVYVCDFIFSQTLKCAYQIEKSLPASIDINSPVIQYKNETDENGISIFPDGLLEENSVRSDKPQAQFKADNFYLFTNNSEIGFDIFSAVFYMISRYEEWQKFTPDKHGRFEINESILFQYKFHHKPVVDIWMQILRDEIEKKYPAFVFPQRKFQTIATIDVDNLYAYKHKGFLRTIGAGVKDMLKLNFVNIMRRNAVINDIDPDPFDIYDSFSSFCKSNNIPLIYFFLFSNNGKYDRTVNPKSKIFDTVFKRVLAHGANIGLHPGYYSKDSEEVFSAEKKSFDHRLGNSVEFTRQHYLKFDIRETPKLLLENGIKIDFSMGFASASGFRAGCTQPFYYYDFDKECQTELILFPFCAMDGVYFVYGKKSANQAKEELLKLKDEVKKVSGYFTTVFHERTFANHLYPGYGEMYKQVLIG